One genomic segment of Drosophila melanogaster chromosome 3L includes these proteins:
- the Gr64f gene encoding gustatory receptor 64f: MKILPKLERKLRRLKKRVTRTSLFRKLDLVHESARKKAFQESCETYKNQIENEYEIRNSLPKLSRSDKEAFLSDGSFHQAVGRVLLVAEFFAMMPVKGVTGKHPSDLSFSWRNIRTCFSLLFIASSLANFGLSLFKVLNNPISFNSIKPIIFRGSVLLVLIVALNLARQWPQLMMYWHTVEKDLPQYKTQLTKWKMGHTISMVMLLGMMLSFAEHILSMVSAINYASFCNRTADPIQNYFLRTNDEIFFVTSYSTTLALWGKFQNVFSTFIWNYMDLFVMIVSIGLASKFRQLNDDLRNFKGMNMAPSYWSERRIQYRNICILCDKMDDAISLITMVSFSNNLYFICVQLLRSLNTMPSVAHAVYFYFSLIFLIGRTLAVSLYSSSVHDESRLTLRYLRCVPKESWCPEVKRFTEEVISDEVALTGMKFFHLTRKLVLSVAGTIVTYELVLIQFHEDNDLWDCDQSYYS, from the exons ATGAAGATTCTTCCGAAGCTGGAGCGCAAGTTGAGGCGGCTGAAGAAAAGGGTAACCCGGACATCACTGTTCAGAAAATTGGATTTGGTTCACGAGAG tGCCCGAAAAAAGGCATTTCAAGAGAGTTGTGAGACCTACAAAAATCAGATTGAGAATGAGTACGAAATCAGGAATAGTTTGCCCA AGCTGTCTCGTAGCGATAAGGAGGCATTCCTCAGCGATGGAAGCTTCCACCAGGCGGTGGGCAGAGTGCTCCTAGTGGCGGAGTTCTTTGCCATGATGCCGGTCAAGGGTGTGACGGGCAAACATCCTTCGGATCTGAGCTTCTCTTGGCGCAACATACGCACCTGTTTCAGTCTGCTTTTCATCGCCTCGAGCTTAGCTAACTTTGGACTGTCGTTGTTTAAGGTGTTAAACAATCCGATTAGTTTCAACAGTATTAAGCCCATTATATTCCGGGGTTCTGTCCTGCTGGTCTTGATAGTGGCTCTTAATCTGGCTAGGCAGTGGCCCCAGTTGATGATGTACTGGCACACGGTGGAGAAGGATCTGCCGCAGTACAAGACACAGTTGACCAAGTGGAAGATGGGTCATACCATTTCCATGGTCATGCTGCTGGGAATGATGCTGTCCTTTG CGGAGCATATCCTGAGCATGGTATCGGCCATAAACTACGCCTCATTCTGCAACCGCACCGCCGATCCCATCCAGAACTACTTTCTGCGCACCAACGATGAGATCTTCTTCGTGACCAGCTACTCCACAACTCTGGCCTTGTGGGGCAAATTCCAGAATGTGTTTTCGACCTTCATATGGAACTACATGGACCTGTTCGTGATGATTGTGAGCATTGGACTGGCTTCGAAGTTTCGCCAGCTCAACGATGATTTGCGAAACTTTAAAGGAATG AATATGGCTCCATCTTACTGGTCAGAGCGTCGTATTCAGTACAGAAATATATGCATACTGTGCGACAAAATGGACGATGCCATATCACTCATAACAATGGTGTCCTTCTCCAACAACTTGTATTTCATTTGCGTCCAGTTGCTGAGAAGCTTGAA CACTATGCCATCGGTGGCCCATGCTGTGTACTTTTACTTCTCGCTCATCTTTCTAATTGGTCGCACTCTGGCGGTTTCACTGTACTCCTCGAGTGTTCATGATGAATCCAGGCTGACTTTGAGATATCTGCGCTGTGTGCCCAAGGAGTCCTGGTGTCCGGAGGTGAAACGATTTACGGAGGAGGTAATCAGCGATGAGGTGGCCCTCACTGGCATGAAGTTTTTCCACCTCACAAGGAAGCTGGTGCTGAGT GTGGCTGGAACCATCGTCACGTACGAACTTGTTCTCATCCAATTTCATGAGGACAACGACCTGTGGGACTGCGATCAGAGCTATTACTCATAG